GGAAAGGCTTGCGTAGAAGTTACCGAGAGTTGGCGACAGAAGTTTATGAAAAGTATGGTGTGGTTCTTGAAAAAGTAGGGGCGATAGGCTTTAGTGCGATGATGCATGGGTATATGGCCTTTGATGATTCTGAGAAATTACTAGTTCCTTTCAGAACTTGGCGAAATTCGACTACATCTCAAGCAGCACAAAAATTAACAAAACTTTTTGATTACAACATTCCTGAACGTTGGAGTATTGCTCACTTTTATCAAGCAATCTTAAATCATGAAGAACACGTTCCTCATATTGACTATTTAACGACTTTGGCTGGCTATGTTCATTGGCAGTTAACAGGTGAAAAAGTCTTGGGGATTGGTGATGCTTCAGGGATGTTTCCGATTGACAATACAACGAAAAATTATGACGAAAAGTTGATAAAAATTTTTGAAGAAAAATTAGAAGAAAATGATTTGTCATTTCAACTGAAAAATCTTCTTCCCAAAGTATTATTAGCTGGAGATGGCGCTGGTGTTTTAACGGAACAAGGAGCTTTCCTGATTGACCCTACTGGAAATCTCAAAGCCGGAATTCCATTTTGTCCACCTGAAGGGGATGCGGGGACTGGCATGGTAGCTACTAATAGTATAGAAGTACGAACTGGAAATGTTTCTGTGGGAACTTCAGCTTTTGCGATGATTGTTCTCGAAAAGAAACTTTCAAAAGTCTATCCTGAAATTGATATTGTGACGACACCAGAGGGAAATCTTGTAGGAATGGTACACGCCAATAATTGTTCTTCGGATATCAATGCTTGGATAAAATTATTTGAGGAATATACAGAAAGTCTGGGCATCGAAGTTAGCCGTGAAAAAATCTTTTCAATCCTCTTTAATAAAGCGTTAGAAGCTGATAAGGATTTAGGAGGCTTACTGAGTTACGGCTATTTCTCAGGCGAGAATATCACAGGAGTGAGTGAAGGGCGTCCTCTATTTGTTCGACAACCTGATAGTAATTTCAATCTGGCTAACTTCATGAGAACCAATATTTCTAGTGCTTTTGGAGCAATTCGTGTTGGCATGGACATTTTGCATCAGGAAAAAATAGAGATTGATGGCTTAGTAGGACATGGTGGAATTTTCAAAACCCCTCAAGTGGGACAAAGAATTTTAGCTTCGGCAGTCCAAAAACCTGTTACGGTTATGGAGACTGCTGGCGAAGGTGGTGCTTGGGGAATGGCTGTGCTAGCGGCTTTTAGAACTAATAAAGCGCAAGAATTGACTGTCTTTTTAAAGGAGGAAGTTTTTGTTAATTCTGAAAGTGTGACCGTTTATCCTAGTCTAGAAGATGAGGAAAGTTACAACTTATTTATTAAACGGTATGTTAGCGGACTGGATATCGAACGCAAAGCAGCAGAAAAAATGAAATGAGATAAAGGAGAGGGAATGTTAGAAGAATTAAAAGAAAAAGTACTTAAAGCCAATCTTGAACTGCCTAAGCATGGCTTGGTAGAGTTCACTTGGGGAAATGCTAGTGCTTTTGATAAAGAAACGGGCTATTTTGTAATTAAGCCTAGTGGGGTGAGTTACGATAGTTTGAAAGCTTCTGATATGGTGGTGGTTGATTTGAATGGAAATGTTGTGGAAGGAAAATTAAACCCATCATCTGATACGCCAACTCATGCAGTTCTTTATAAACAATATCCTGAGCTTGGCGGAATTGTTCACACGCATTCTAACTGGGCGACAGCATGGGCACAGTCGGGAGTGGATGTTTCTGCTATGGGAACAACTCATGCAGATACATTTTATGGTGCAGTGCCTTGTACGAGATATTTGACTCAAGAAGAAATTGACAAAGGTTATGAGTACGAAACAGGGAAGGTTATCATTGAAACCTTTAAAGAGCGTGGTTTAGGAATTTTAGATGTTCCAGCGGTTCTTTTACATGGACATGGTCCGTTTACTTGGGGGAAAGATGTTGATGCCGCTGTCTATAATGCTGTTGTTCTGGAAAATGTATGTAAAATGAATATTTTCGCCCGACAAATTAATAGCTATGCGCCAGATTTGCCACAACGTATACTGGATAAACACTATTTACGTAAGCATGGTAAAGATGCTTATTATGGACAAAAAATAAATAATTAATTGAAAGAAAGTTGGTAGAAAAATGTTAGAAAATACACAAAAAGAATTTTGGTTCGTTACAGGGTCACAGTTTTTGTATGGTCCAGAAGCTTTAAGTAAAGTGGAGGCAGATGCGCGTGAAATTGTAGACAAAATGAATGATTCGAAGAGTTTGCCTTATCCGATTGTTTTTAAATTGGTAGCTACAACGGCTGAAAACATTACTGAAATCATGAAAGAAGTGAATTATCATGATGAGGTGGCGGGAGTCATTACTTGGATGCACACGTTTTCGCCAGCTAAAAACTGGATTCGTGGGACACAGCTTTTGACAAAGCCGTTGCTTCATTTAGCGACACAATTTTTGGATCATATCCCTTATCAAACTATTGATTTTGACTATATGAATGTGAATCAATCTGCTCATGGTGATCGTGAATATGCTTTTATTAATGCACGTTTAAAGAAGAACAATAAAGTTATATTTGGCTATTGGAACGATCCTGAGATTCAAAAGCAAGTTGCAA
The DNA window shown above is from Lactococcus sp. S-13 and carries:
- a CDS encoding xylulokinase gives rise to the protein MTEIKAEEMLDIVDVRTYLGIEFGSTRIKAVLIDSRFHTIASGSYEWENQLVNGFWTYSTEEIWKGLRRSYRELATEVYEKYGVVLEKVGAIGFSAMMHGYMAFDDSEKLLVPFRTWRNSTTSQAAQKLTKLFDYNIPERWSIAHFYQAILNHEEHVPHIDYLTTLAGYVHWQLTGEKVLGIGDASGMFPIDNTTKNYDEKLIKIFEEKLEENDLSFQLKNLLPKVLLAGDGAGVLTEQGAFLIDPTGNLKAGIPFCPPEGDAGTGMVATNSIEVRTGNVSVGTSAFAMIVLEKKLSKVYPEIDIVTTPEGNLVGMVHANNCSSDINAWIKLFEEYTESLGIEVSREKIFSILFNKALEADKDLGGLLSYGYFSGENITGVSEGRPLFVRQPDSNFNLANFMRTNISSAFGAIRVGMDILHQEKIEIDGLVGHGGIFKTPQVGQRILASAVQKPVTVMETAGEGGAWGMAVLAAFRTNKAQELTVFLKEEVFVNSESVTVYPSLEDEESYNLFIKRYVSGLDIERKAAEKMK
- a CDS encoding L-ribulose-5-phosphate 4-epimerase, with product MLEELKEKVLKANLELPKHGLVEFTWGNASAFDKETGYFVIKPSGVSYDSLKASDMVVVDLNGNVVEGKLNPSSDTPTHAVLYKQYPELGGIVHTHSNWATAWAQSGVDVSAMGTTHADTFYGAVPCTRYLTQEEIDKGYEYETGKVIIETFKERGLGILDVPAVLLHGHGPFTWGKDVDAAVYNAVVLENVCKMNIFARQINSYAPDLPQRILDKHYLRKHGKDAYYGQKINN